The Palaemon carinicauda isolate YSFRI2023 chromosome 43, ASM3689809v2, whole genome shotgun sequence genome window below encodes:
- the LOC137633531 gene encoding keratin-associated protein 21-1-like, with protein MAMAMSMSMSLSSAMAIDMAISKSMSMSVYGYGYGYVYIYGYGYGYVFSHGHGHVSVYDYGYGYGNGYGYGYGCGYGYRYGYVYSYGYGYVNGYGYVYGYGYGSGYVYIYGYGYGYFYVSGYGNVYDYGYGYDYGYSSDYVLWLWLFNSDGKCNGNIYGYGYVSGSGFVYCYVYGYIYVYGYGYG; from the exons atggctatggctatgtctatgtctatgtctctgtcttCAGCTATGGCTATTGATATGGCTATAtctaagtctatgtctatgtctgtctatggctatggctatggctatgtgtatatctatggctatggctatggctatgtctttagCCATGGCCATGGCCATGTctctgtctatgactatggctatggctatggcaat GGTTATGGATATGGTTATGGCTGTGGCTATGGCTACCGCTACGGCTACGTCTacagctacggctatggctacgtcaatggctatggctatgtctatggctatggctatggctctggttatgtctatatctatggctatggctatggctatttctatgtctctggctatggcaatgtctatgacTATGGGTATGGTtatgactatggctatagctctgactatgt gctatggctatggctcttcAACAGCGATGGCAAGTGCAACGGCAAcatctacggctacggctacgtctCTGGCTCTGGCTTtgtctattgctatgtctatggctatatctatgtctatggctatggctatggctaa
- the LOC137633530 gene encoding keratin-associated protein 6-2-like, which produces MAMSMSMAMSMSMSVYAYCTVYVYVYVYGYIYKFFYGYGYGYGSGDGYGYSYVYGSGYVYGYIYQDMAKAMSMAMAVYAYVYGYGYGYGYGYVYGYGYVSGYCYGYGYIYGIGYGKSYVNGYAMCMFMATIISMGMAMAMSMTMAMSISYGYVQGYGYGYIYVYGYGYDYGYVYVYLQLRLWLHHICYGYGYDCGYDYGYGYIYG; this is translated from the exons atggctatgtctatgtctatggctatgtctatgtctatgtctgtctatgccTATTGcactgtctatgtctatgtctatgtctatggttatatCTATAAGTttttctatggttatggctatggctatggctctggcgatggctatggctatagctatgtctatggctctggctatgtctatggctatatatACCAAgatatggctaaggctatgtctatggctatggctgtctatgcctatgtctatggctacggctacggctacggctatggctatgtctatggctacggctacgtctCTGGCTactgctacggctacggctacatcTATGGAATTGGCTATGGCAAGAGCTACGTCAATGGCTATGCTATGTGTATGTTTATGGCTACGATTAtatctatgggtatggctatggctatgtctatgactatggctatgtccatTTCCTATGGCTATGTccaaggctatggctatggctatatctatgtctatgggtatggctatgactatggctatgtctatgtctat ctacaGCTACGGCTATGGCTTCATCATATctgttatggctatggctatgactgtggctatgactatggctacggctacatctacggctaa